One stretch of Pedobacter riviphilus DNA includes these proteins:
- a CDS encoding LytR/AlgR family response regulator transcription factor yields the protein MKVRCLLVDDEPLAIQLIQNHINQLDTFEVVGTCSNAIKALEMLRTIPVDLLFLDIKMPQITGIDFLKTLKNPPAVIITTAYREYAIEGYDLDLIDYLLKPITFDRFFKAVDRYLRLRSPIIKPEAIPVATQQFIYVKTGGSFTI from the coding sequence ATGAAAGTAAGGTGTCTTTTAGTTGATGATGAGCCACTGGCTATTCAATTGATACAAAATCATATTAACCAGCTGGATACTTTTGAGGTTGTGGGTACCTGCTCAAACGCGATTAAAGCATTGGAGATGTTAAGGACCATACCGGTCGACCTGTTGTTCCTGGATATTAAAATGCCCCAGATTACCGGGATTGATTTTCTTAAAACCTTAAAAAATCCGCCTGCTGTAATTATTACAACGGCTTACCGCGAATATGCAATAGAAGGTTACGACCTTGATCTGATTGATTATTTGCTTAAACCCATCACTTTTGACCGTTTTTTTAAAGCTGTAGACCGTTATTTAAGATTAAGAAGCCCTATTATTAAACCTGAGGCAATCCCCGTAGCTACCCAGCAGTTTATTTATGTCAAAACAGGGGGAAGTTTCACAATCTGA
- a CDS encoding LytR/AlgR family response regulator transcription factor: protein MYIESLKDYIVIHCTDRKVTAKYKIGELETELQNSSFLRIHRSFIVNLKKVTAFTAYDIEIGTKELPIGASYKEYVFKRLQLTAYK, encoded by the coding sequence TTGTATATTGAGAGTTTAAAAGATTATATTGTAATTCACTGTACCGATAGGAAGGTAACAGCCAAATACAAAATTGGTGAGCTGGAAACAGAACTTCAGAACAGCTCTTTTTTACGCATTCACCGCTCTTTTATAGTTAACTTGAAAAAGGTGACTGCTTTTACTGCTTACGATATTGAAATTGGTACAAAAGAATTACCAATAGGAGCGAGTTATAAAGAATATGTTTTTAAGAGACTGCAGTTAACCGCGTATAAATAA
- a CDS encoding GTP-binding protein: MIKKLPVTVLSGFLGSGKTTLLNAILKNKQDLKVAVIVNDMSEVNIDAAMVKNQHALSKTDEKLVEMSNGCICCTLREDLMIEVERLAKEDRFDYLLIESTGISEPIPVAQTFSFIDEASGIDLSRFSRLDTMVTVVDAYNFYRDFGSADKLADRHMVDNVADKRTIVNLLTDQIEFANVILLNKTDLVSDTDLKVLKTLIAKLNPTAKIYQTLFGEIDPVLLLNTGLFDFESASDGAGWKKELEEIHQPETEEYGISSMVFRSKKPFHPERLWHYINKEFPQNIIRSKGIFYLAAMPEQAINFSQAGGSLRIDPAGVWWASMQQHEREQYVDYLENRTEIDANWDNDFGDRKNELVFIGQEMNSDALKKSLEYCLLTDTEVKNYKTKNTFKNPFERVLP; this comes from the coding sequence ATGATAAAGAAATTACCGGTAACCGTATTAAGCGGTTTTTTAGGCAGCGGCAAAACAACGCTGCTCAACGCCATATTAAAGAATAAGCAAGATTTAAAAGTGGCCGTTATTGTAAACGATATGAGTGAGGTAAACATTGATGCTGCCATGGTTAAAAACCAACATGCCCTATCTAAAACTGATGAAAAACTGGTAGAAATGAGCAATGGTTGCATCTGCTGTACGCTGCGTGAAGATCTGATGATTGAAGTAGAAAGGTTGGCAAAAGAAGATCGGTTCGATTACCTGCTGATTGAAAGTACCGGAATATCTGAACCCATCCCTGTAGCCCAAACATTTTCTTTTATTGATGAGGCCTCGGGCATTGATCTGAGCAGGTTTAGCCGGTTAGATACGATGGTAACTGTTGTAGACGCTTATAATTTTTACAGGGATTTTGGTTCGGCAGATAAACTTGCCGACCGCCACATGGTTGATAATGTAGCTGATAAACGCACTATAGTAAATCTACTTACCGACCAGATCGAATTTGCCAATGTAATTTTATTGAATAAAACAGACCTGGTAAGCGATACCGATCTTAAAGTACTTAAGACGTTAATTGCAAAACTTAACCCAACTGCCAAAATTTATCAGACACTTTTTGGAGAAATAGATCCGGTCTTACTCTTAAATACCGGTCTATTCGATTTTGAATCAGCATCAGATGGTGCCGGATGGAAAAAAGAACTGGAAGAAATTCATCAGCCAGAAACTGAAGAATATGGAATAAGTTCAATGGTATTCCGTTCCAAAAAACCTTTTCATCCTGAAAGATTATGGCATTACATCAATAAGGAATTTCCACAGAATATTATCCGATCAAAAGGCATCTTCTATTTAGCTGCCATGCCCGAGCAGGCTATTAATTTCTCGCAAGCGGGCGGTTCACTACGTATCGATCCGGCAGGGGTTTGGTGGGCAAGTATGCAGCAACATGAACGTGAACAATACGTAGACTACCTTGAAAATAGAACTGAAATTGATGCAAATTGGGATAATGACTTTGGAGACCGTAAAAATGAGCTTGTTTTTATTGGACAGGAAATGAATAGCGATGCGCTAAAAAAATCGCTCGAATATTGTCTGTTAACTGATACAGAAGTAAAAAATTATAAAACAAAAAATACCTTTAAGAACCCTTTTGAGCGCGTTTTGCCCTAA
- a CDS encoding MerC domain-containing protein: MKLRSYRINLDRIGITASTLCAIHCAALPFLITVLPLWGMGFLANEAVEITMIAVSLIVGIWSLSTAYRKQHRRMIPILVLIAGFACIALGHFSGIEPLEPILIPIGGFTIAVAHYINLRMLKSCPLGHQ; the protein is encoded by the coding sequence ATGAAACTACGGAGCTACAGAATCAACCTCGACCGGATAGGTATTACAGCCTCAACACTTTGTGCTATACATTGCGCCGCATTGCCATTTTTAATTACCGTTTTACCCTTGTGGGGGATGGGTTTTCTGGCCAATGAAGCGGTTGAGATTACCATGATAGCAGTTTCGTTGATTGTAGGTATTTGGAGTTTAAGTACGGCATATCGCAAACAACACCGCCGTATGATACCAATCCTGGTACTTATTGCTGGCTTTGCATGCATTGCATTGGGGCATTTTTCGGGCATCGAACCATTGGAGCCCATCTTGATCCCAATTGGCGGCTTTACCATTGCTGTAGCCCATTATATCAATTTAAGAATGCTTAAATCTTGCCCATTGGGTCATCAATAG
- a CDS encoding ABC transporter ATP-binding protein: protein MIKISSLAHVYDKGRSLKFPCWEIADMEQWLLLGASGSGKSTLLNIISGLLKPSQGEVLINGTDLYTLPARGRDRFRGRHIGIIFQRPHLIRSLDVLDNLELAAVMAGLPIDHERNLSLLADLGIDELAKNYPDELSQGQLQRVSVARALVNKPDLLIADEPTSSLDDENANQVIHMLTTQAKDNGAALIIATHDGRVRDHITKTYLL from the coding sequence ATGATTAAAATCAGCTCATTAGCGCATGTTTATGATAAGGGGAGAAGCTTAAAATTTCCGTGCTGGGAAATCGCCGACATGGAGCAATGGCTTCTGCTAGGTGCATCAGGCAGTGGCAAGAGTACACTTCTTAATATTATTTCCGGTCTTTTAAAGCCAAGCCAAGGTGAAGTTTTAATTAACGGAACCGATTTATATACTTTGCCTGCAAGGGGCCGGGATAGGTTTAGGGGAAGGCATATCGGCATCATTTTTCAAAGGCCGCATCTTATTCGTTCTCTTGATGTGCTCGATAACTTAGAACTTGCTGCGGTAATGGCTGGTTTGCCTATCGATCATGAGCGAAACCTTTCGCTTTTAGCAGATCTAGGTATCGACGAGCTGGCTAAAAATTACCCTGATGAATTAAGTCAAGGGCAGTTGCAAAGGGTTTCGGTAGCGCGTGCACTGGTAAACAAACCCGATCTGTTAATTGCAGATGAACCTACCTCTAGCTTAGATGATGAAAATGCCAATCAGGTAATCCATATGCTGACTACCCAGGCTAAAGATAATGGTGCTGCGCTGATTATTGCCACGCACGACGGAAGGGTCCGGGATCACATTACTAAAACCTACCTACTCTAA
- a CDS encoding ABC transporter permease: MNIFKISTKNLVRNKLTTILNIILVAFGVGILSVLFLASTQISNKLEKNAKDIDLVVGAKGSPLQLILSSIYHIDYPTGNIPAKDAYKLMQNPMVKRAVPLALGDNYNGYRIVGTDSTFSNLYGLSIQNGSFWHKDLEVTLGSTVALTTKLKIGDSFFGAHGLTGNGDVHKQHAYQVKGILKPQGNITDNLILTNIGSVYKMHEEQHSEGHSRAPVEEAKEINDKQITALLIQYKSPMSVILFPRMVNQSTNMQAASPAMESARLFSLVGVGIDTLQWFAIFIMGIAALSIFISLYNAMKERKYDLAVMRCLGASKLKLFFLVMFEGVLVTFIGACLGLLIGHTALEVIGIYQESSQAKLTGLTAIPQEVYLIWIGLFIGTLASLIPAMQIYKVDIAQTLIKDR; encoded by the coding sequence ATGAATATCTTTAAAATCAGTACCAAAAACCTCGTCAGGAATAAGCTCACAACAATTTTAAATATTATTTTGGTTGCCTTTGGTGTGGGCATCCTGTCTGTTCTCTTTTTGGCTTCTACACAGATTAGCAACAAACTGGAGAAAAATGCTAAGGATATCGATCTGGTTGTAGGTGCAAAAGGAAGCCCCTTACAGTTGATATTAAGCAGCATTTATCATATCGATTACCCAACAGGAAATATCCCAGCTAAAGATGCCTACAAATTAATGCAGAACCCGATGGTTAAAAGGGCCGTGCCATTGGCATTAGGCGATAATTACAACGGTTACCGGATTGTTGGTACCGATAGTACTTTCTCTAATCTTTATGGTTTATCCATTCAAAATGGCAGTTTTTGGCATAAAGATCTGGAAGTAACTTTGGGTAGCACAGTAGCTTTAACCACCAAGCTTAAGATTGGCGATTCTTTTTTCGGTGCACATGGCTTAACCGGGAATGGAGATGTGCATAAACAACATGCCTACCAGGTAAAAGGGATCTTAAAACCACAGGGAAACATCACTGATAATTTAATCCTCACTAATATTGGCAGTGTGTATAAAATGCATGAAGAGCAGCATAGTGAGGGCCATAGCCGCGCTCCTGTGGAAGAAGCCAAAGAAATTAATGATAAACAGATTACAGCTTTGCTGATCCAGTATAAATCGCCAATGTCGGTTATTCTTTTCCCGCGGATGGTTAACCAGAGCACTAACATGCAGGCCGCATCTCCGGCGATGGAAAGCGCAAGGTTGTTTTCGCTCGTTGGAGTTGGAATAGATACCCTACAATGGTTTGCCATATTTATTATGGGGATTGCCGCCCTGAGTATTTTTATCAGTCTTTACAACGCGATGAAAGAGCGGAAATACGATTTGGCCGTTATGCGTTGCCTGGGCGCATCAAAATTGAAATTGTTTTTTCTGGTCATGTTTGAAGGGGTTTTGGTTACGTTTATCGGTGCCTGTTTGGGTTTACTGATCGGCCATACTGCGCTTGAGGTAATCGGGATCTATCAGGAATCTTCGCAGGCAAAATTAACCGGGCTTACTGCAATTCCCCAAGAAGTCTATTTAATCTGGATCGGACTGTTTATAGGCACTTTGGCTTCACTTATCCCTGCTATGCAGATTTACAAAGTTGACATTGCCCAAACCTTAATCAAAGACAGATAA
- a CDS encoding Fur family transcriptional regulator, which translates to MENNTARFEKLLVKNGLKRTAPRLQVLEILSGRDSATSQPYLEQVMGKDADRVTLYRVLQAFEEKGIIHKVLDQQGTANYAICSDGCSAHEHHDEHVHFNCDNCHKIYCLDTVKIPALKVPAGFKVEHLNLIATGICASCSDKIN; encoded by the coding sequence ATGGAAAATAATACCGCGCGTTTCGAAAAACTTTTGGTTAAGAATGGACTAAAAAGAACTGCCCCACGTTTGCAGGTGCTGGAGATTTTGAGTGGAAGAGATTCTGCAACCTCGCAGCCTTATTTGGAGCAGGTGATGGGGAAGGATGCAGATCGTGTTACTTTGTACCGTGTTTTGCAGGCTTTTGAAGAAAAAGGGATTATCCACAAGGTTTTAGATCAACAGGGCACAGCCAACTATGCCATCTGCTCTGATGGTTGCAGTGCGCACGAGCACCATGATGAGCATGTGCATTTTAACTGTGATAACTGCCATAAAATTTACTGTTTAGATACCGTTAAAATTCCGGCGCTAAAAGTTCCGGCAGGTTTTAAGGTAGAACATCTTAATCTGATTGCTACCGGTATATGTGCCAGTTGCTCAGATAAGATAAATTAA
- a CDS encoding LuxE/PaaK family acyltransferase codes for MNLTAEDIFSIKNADEFNSIALNIFKLQARNCNVYREYIFHLGVDADEVSEIAQIPFLPISFFKSHSVLSSTAPIEVTFSSSGTTGMIQSSHHVTDAKLYEQSYLQAFTEFYGDVTDYCFLALLPSYQQRSGSSLIYMVNDLIEKSKHPQSGYFLYNHDELLQTLLELQSKNQKTVLIGVTYALLDFIEQYDIDFPGLIVMETGGMKGKRKEMVREELHEQLTKGFGVKAIHSEYGMTELLSQAYSLGEGIFNCPNWMQVLIRDTNDPLSLIENGRTGGINVIDLANINSCSFIATQDLGRINPDQRFEVLGRFDNADIRGCNLLVQ; via the coding sequence GTGAATTTAACAGCTGAGGATATATTTTCTATAAAAAACGCAGATGAGTTTAACTCAATTGCTTTAAATATTTTTAAATTACAGGCCCGAAACTGCAATGTTTACCGCGAATATATTTTTCACTTAGGTGTTGATGCTGATGAGGTGAGCGAAATTGCGCAGATCCCTTTTCTGCCGATCAGCTTTTTTAAAAGCCACTCGGTTTTAAGCAGTACCGCCCCTATTGAGGTTACTTTTAGCAGTTCTGGCACTACGGGCATGATACAGAGCAGCCATCATGTAACTGATGCAAAACTTTATGAGCAGAGTTACCTGCAGGCTTTCACCGAATTTTATGGTGATGTTACCGATTATTGTTTTTTAGCGTTATTGCCCTCCTATCAACAGCGCTCAGGATCATCATTAATTTACATGGTAAACGATCTGATTGAAAAGAGCAAACATCCGCAAAGCGGATATTTTTTATATAACCACGATGAGCTGCTACAGACCCTTCTCGAACTCCAATCGAAAAATCAGAAAACCGTTTTAATAGGCGTCACTTATGCCCTGCTCGATTTTATAGAACAATACGATATCGATTTTCCTGGCCTGATTGTAATGGAAACCGGAGGAATGAAAGGAAAACGTAAAGAAATGGTGCGCGAGGAGCTACATGAACAGTTAACCAAAGGGTTTGGCGTAAAAGCGATCCATAGTGAATACGGAATGACGGAACTACTTTCTCAGGCCTATTCTTTAGGTGAAGGTATTTTTAACTGCCCTAACTGGATGCAGGTTTTAATACGAGATACCAATGATCCTTTAAGTTTAATCGAAAATGGCAGAACTGGCGGCATTAACGTAATCGATTTGGCCAATATCAATTCCTGCTCGTTTATTGCTACACAAGATCTGGGCAGGATCAATCCCGATCAGCGTTTTGAAGTACTCGGCCGGTTTGACAATGCCGATATAAGAGGCTGTAATCTTTTAGTGCAGTAA
- a CDS encoding penicillin acylase family protein, whose amino-acid sequence MNKIKALFCIIIPIALAFLFNTKLGNTPPLLKFLNPFMGFWQNAENNHFMFNHKAKIKGAIDKIEIVFDDRMIPHIFAQNDHDLYLAQGYVTAMHRLWQMDFQTRFAAGRISEVVGDKAIEVDRYQRRMGMVYGAENSLKGMMADPKAKEMILAYTEGINAYIKTLSKANYPLEYKILDFKPEDWTPVKCALLLKQMSAVLAMGSDEFYMTNILKKFGPEVTKNLFPDYPFREDPIIPVGTKWNFSPLAIPKTPESFTQAQTGDVKTTEKVEGIGSNNWALSGAKTASGYPILANDPHLDLTLPSIWYQIQLHAPGVNTYGVSLPGAPGVIIGFNQKIAWGVTNVAADVLDFYQIKFKDSTHNEYWYNNKWKATTKRLETIKIRGGKDEIDTVYYTHHGPVVYFQKPKYGRADNVPVGDALRWIAHDESNELMTFYYLNRGKNYNDYRKALTFYTAPAQNFVFASVDNDIAITPNGKFPLKWKDQGKFILDGTDPAYDWQGWIPNAQNPTVKNPPRGFVSSANQSSTDTTYPYYINWEFAPYERGKRINDRLSAMSKATLDSIRLMQTDNYSIMAQNLVPALLPLLNNEQLNATQKEALAYLNKWNKRYDAHEIAASVFEIWTKRLSYDIWADEFEVKGIPMRYPSRDRTVEMILKEPNATWYDNINTSKKETLSDLVNEAFKYSCDSLERRFGPINKDWDWANVKQTNVPHLAKIPGFGSKILQIGGAKTTINALSEANGPSWRMVIELGKTPKGHGVYPGGQSGNPGSKFYDNMIDTWANGKLYDLFYMQSPDDKSGTVISRLKISK is encoded by the coding sequence ATGAATAAAATTAAAGCCCTGTTCTGCATCATCATTCCGATCGCATTAGCTTTTTTATTTAACACTAAATTAGGTAATACACCTCCACTGTTAAAATTCCTAAATCCTTTTATGGGTTTCTGGCAAAATGCAGAAAACAATCATTTTATGTTTAACCATAAAGCGAAGATTAAAGGAGCAATAGATAAAATCGAAATCGTTTTTGACGACCGCATGATCCCACATATTTTCGCACAGAATGATCACGATCTGTATCTGGCACAAGGTTATGTAACCGCCATGCACCGCCTTTGGCAAATGGATTTCCAGACCCGTTTTGCAGCCGGAAGAATTAGTGAAGTTGTGGGCGACAAAGCCATTGAGGTAGACCGTTACCAGCGCCGGATGGGCATGGTTTATGGTGCAGAAAACTCTTTAAAGGGTATGATGGCAGATCCCAAAGCAAAAGAAATGATCTTAGCCTATACCGAAGGGATTAATGCCTATATTAAAACACTTTCTAAAGCCAATTATCCGTTAGAATATAAAATACTCGATTTTAAGCCCGAAGACTGGACACCTGTAAAATGTGCTTTGCTCTTAAAACAGATGTCGGCAGTGCTGGCCATGGGTTCTGATGAATTTTACATGACCAACATCCTGAAAAAATTCGGGCCAGAGGTGACGAAAAATCTTTTCCCAGATTACCCCTTTCGCGAAGACCCGATCATCCCTGTTGGTACAAAATGGAACTTTTCTCCCTTAGCAATACCTAAAACACCAGAAAGCTTCACTCAGGCGCAAACCGGCGATGTTAAAACAACAGAAAAAGTAGAAGGTATTGGCAGTAATAACTGGGCATTATCTGGCGCCAAAACAGCATCGGGATACCCGATCTTAGCAAACGATCCGCATTTAGATTTAACGCTTCCATCAATCTGGTACCAGATTCAACTGCATGCACCTGGTGTAAACACCTACGGTGTTTCTTTACCTGGAGCTCCTGGCGTAATTATTGGCTTTAATCAGAAAATAGCATGGGGTGTAACCAATGTTGCTGCCGATGTACTCGATTTTTATCAGATTAAGTTTAAGGATTCTACCCACAATGAATATTGGTACAACAATAAATGGAAAGCCACAACCAAAAGGCTGGAAACAATTAAAATACGAGGAGGGAAAGATGAAATAGATACGGTTTACTACACTCACCATGGCCCAGTGGTATATTTCCAGAAACCAAAATATGGTAGAGCCGACAATGTACCTGTTGGTGATGCCTTAAGATGGATCGCGCATGATGAATCGAACGAACTCATGACTTTTTATTACCTGAACCGGGGTAAAAATTATAACGACTACCGCAAGGCTTTAACTTTTTACACTGCACCCGCACAGAACTTTGTTTTCGCCAGTGTAGATAATGATATCGCCATTACGCCAAATGGAAAATTCCCATTAAAATGGAAAGATCAGGGCAAATTTATACTGGATGGTACCGACCCAGCATACGATTGGCAGGGATGGATCCCAAATGCACAGAATCCAACGGTTAAAAATCCACCCCGCGGTTTTGTGAGTTCAGCCAACCAGTCTTCTACCGATACTACTTATCCATACTACATTAACTGGGAATTTGCACCTTACGAGCGGGGCAAAAGGATAAACGACCGTTTATCGGCGATGAGCAAAGCAACTTTAGATAGCATCCGCCTGATGCAGACCGACAATTACAGCATTATGGCGCAAAACCTGGTACCTGCATTATTACCATTATTGAACAATGAGCAGTTAAATGCAACGCAAAAAGAAGCATTGGCTTACCTGAACAAATGGAACAAGCGCTATGATGCGCATGAAATTGCAGCCAGCGTATTCGAAATATGGACCAAACGTTTATCGTATGATATCTGGGCGGATGAATTTGAGGTGAAAGGCATCCCGATGCGTTACCCTTCGAGAGACCGCACGGTGGAAATGATCCTGAAAGAACCCAATGCAACCTGGTATGATAACATCAATACCAGCAAAAAAGAGACCTTATCTGATCTGGTTAACGAAGCTTTTAAATATAGCTGCGATAGTTTGGAAAGACGCTTTGGCCCGATTAACAAAGATTGGGACTGGGCAAATGTAAAACAGACCAATGTACCACATCTGGCCAAAATACCAGGATTCGGTTCAAAGATTTTACAGATTGGTGGTGCGAAAACAACGATTAATGCTTTGAGCGAAGCCAATGGCCCCTCATGGCGGATGGTGATAGAACTGGGTAAAACGCCAAAGGGACATGGTGTTTATCCAGGCGGCCAATCGGGCAATCCTGGAAGTAAATTTTATGATAATATGATCGATACCTGGGCAAATGGCAAATTGTACGATCTGTTTTATATGCAAAGCCCCGATGATAAATCGGGCACAGTTATTTCTCGTTTAAAAATTTCTAAATAG
- a CDS encoding carboxypeptidase-like regulatory domain-containing protein, whose translation MSRIFTQIFYVLLFVYAGNIAAQAQSITVSGTVKDKQSKEGLAGVSLTIKGQSGGTASTSNGSFTFTTTAKVPFTLVASYVGYGTIEQQVTGSTSGINLELETAVVLGGDVVVSASRTPSAY comes from the coding sequence ATGAGCAGAATTTTTACACAGATCTTCTATGTGTTATTATTTGTGTACGCAGGCAATATCGCGGCACAGGCACAGAGTATTACGGTAAGCGGTACCGTAAAGGATAAGCAATCGAAAGAAGGGCTAGCAGGCGTTAGTTTAACTATCAAAGGGCAATCTGGCGGTACAGCCTCCACAAGCAACGGTAGTTTTACTTTTACCACAACAGCAAAAGTTCCCTTCACTTTAGTCGCATCTTATGTAGGTTATGGTACAATAGAGCAGCAGGTTACCGGAAGCACTTCAGGCATTAACCTGGAACTCGAAACCGCGGTTGTATTGGGCGGTGATGTAGTTGTTTCGGCATCGCGTACCCCGAGCGCATATTAG